CAGCCGGAGTGCCTCGCCGAGAACGTGGACGTCAGCCGGCTCAAACTGGTACAGGGCGACATCCTGAACCCCCTCAGCATCGCCAAGGCCCTTCGGGATAGCAAGGCCGACCGCGTCGTTCATACGGCCGCGTACCCGATGCTCACGATCGGCGCTCAGCAGAACCCCTATGGGGCGATCCAGATCAACATCATGGGCACCGTCAACGTGCTCGAAGCCGCTCGGACGATGGGCGTCGAGAGAGTGGTTGTCGTGAGCTCCGGTGTACTGGCCCAGAGCCTGACAGGCGGAGGCGACTCCGGCGACCCGGCTTTCGAGGAGGCGTTCCCCCGGCCTTCGACGTTCTACGCAGCGACCAAGCAGGCGGTCGAGAGCCTGGCGGCCAACTACACCGCCTGGTGCGGCGTAGACGTCCGCGCCGTGCGCTACGCGGCCATCGCTGGTCCATGGAGCGGTCGCGGCGGCGGGGGGCCCAGCAACATGTTCCGCGACCTCGTGGAGGGCGCCCTTCTGAAGGGTGAGATCGAAGTGCCCTCACGCTCACTGGAATGGGTCTATTCGAAGGACGCAGCCCGCGGGACAGTTCTCGCCCTGAGGGCTGACGACCTCACCGACCGGGTATTCAACATCGGCATGGGCCGGATAACGAGCGCAGAGGAGCTGGCCGACGCGATAGCCACCGTTGTGCCGGAGACGAAAACGAGCATCGCACCGCCGGACCCGAGTGGCGCTGCGATGTTCAATGCGGTGGCCTTAAACCTAAACCGCTCCCGAGCGGTCCTAGGATACGAACCTGATTTCGATCTTACGGCTTGCGTACGGGACTATGTCGAATGGTTCGGTGCTAAGCGGGTGTGACCTGCCCCGCGGTTCCGTGGGGAGAAGGAGGCTGTCATGTCGAGAAGGGTTCTCTTCCTAACAGTGGTAATCGTCATGCTGGTGGGGCTGTTCGCCGCATGCGGAGAAGAAGCCACACCGACGCCGGTGCCTCGAGCTACCGCGACGCCGACGCCGCCTCCCGAGCCCGTGGAGTTGAACGTCATCATGGCTTGGGACAGGAGAGTGGAGGCGACCGTCGTATCCGGAGACCCGGTCATTGACGCGATAGCGCGGATAGGGGGAGACCGAGTAGTGATCAACAAGGTCGGGCCGGAAGCGGTGCCCTCCTTCCAGCAGCTCCAGCCAGTGAAGGACGGCCTCTTCGACCTGAACTTCTCGACTGCCGGTTATCACGCGGGATCATCGAGCCTCGTCATCTCGTCGTCGCTCGCAAGGGGCTCCGCGGAAGAGCGACGTGAGTGCGGGCTCTCGGGCGCCCTGGAAGACCTCTACTCCGAGCACATAGGGGTCAAGATGCTGGGAGAGTTCCCAATGGGATTCGGTAACAAGGTATTTACCACCAAGCCGATGACATCTCCTGATTTCAGCGGGCTGAAGCTACGCGCTTCGGGTGGGACCTACGAGGCGTTCGTCGAGACGTTGGGCGGCGAGACTGTGACCATCGCGGTTCCGGAGATCTATTCCGGCCTTGAGAAGGGCGTCATCGACGGCATCATGTTCGGCGGAGTCGGAGCCGATGCCCTGGGGCTGGGCGAAGTACTGAAGTACATGATCAAGCCTGACCTGACAGAGGTGACGTCCGCGCTGTTCGCGAACGAAGACAGTTGGAACGCGCTCCCAAGTGACGTGAAGGACATCATCAACGAGGCCATCCGCGAGGTTCAGGTATCCGGCCGTGAGGCGGGCCTCGCGAGTTCCGACAGGGAGCGAGAGGCACTACTCGCTGCCGGCCTCGAGGAGGTCGTCTTTACCGGGGCGGACGCAGAGTTGTGGAACAGCACGTTCTACGAGGCCAACCTCGAGACCCCGCGTACGCTTCGCGCATAGAGGAAGCTCTGAGCTGCTTGACGGGGTAGGCGTAGAGGCATGATTCGCCGTGAGGCACACCACCCGTGCTAGCGCTTAGGATGGTTGGCGGAATCTCAAGCAGGTGGTTCGACCACCTGCTTGAGATCTGCGCGTACCTCAGCGGCACCTTGGTCGGCCTCATGGCTGTCGGCATCGGCTACGAGGTGTTCATGCGGCGCGTGCTCAACAACCCAACGTCCTGGGTGACGGACTTCAGTGAGTACGCGCTGCTGTTCATCACCTTCCTGAGCGCGCCCTGGCTACTGCGTGAAGGCGGTCATGTGAGCATGACCGTCGTGACCGAGC
Above is a window of Dehalococcoidia bacterium DNA encoding:
- a CDS encoding NAD(P)-dependent oxidoreductase, with the translated sequence MPVLLIGGGLVGSQIANILVGDGEDVTVLDYAPQPECLAENVDVSRLKLVQGDILNPLSIAKALRDSKADRVVHTAAYPMLTIGAQQNPYGAIQINIMGTVNVLEAARTMGVERVVVVSSGVLAQSLTGGGDSGDPAFEEAFPRPSTFYAATKQAVESLAANYTAWCGVDVRAVRYAAIAGPWSGRGGGGPSNMFRDLVEGALLKGEIEVPSRSLEWVYSKDAARGTVLALRADDLTDRVFNIGMGRITSAEELADAIATVVPETKTSIAPPDPSGAAMFNAVALNLNRSRAVLGYEPDFDLTACVRDYVEWFGAKRV
- the dctP gene encoding TRAP transporter substrate-binding protein DctP — protein: MSRRVLFLTVVIVMLVGLFAACGEEATPTPVPRATATPTPPPEPVELNVIMAWDRRVEATVVSGDPVIDAIARIGGDRVVINKVGPEAVPSFQQLQPVKDGLFDLNFSTAGYHAGSSSLVISSSLARGSAEERRECGLSGALEDLYSEHIGVKMLGEFPMGFGNKVFTTKPMTSPDFSGLKLRASGGTYEAFVETLGGETVTIAVPEIYSGLEKGVIDGIMFGGVGADALGLGEVLKYMIKPDLTEVTSALFANEDSWNALPSDVKDIINEAIREVQVSGREAGLASSDREREALLAAGLEEVVFTGADAELWNSTFYEANLETPRTLRA